In Solanum pennellii chromosome 3, SPENNV200, a single window of DNA contains:
- the LOC107015438 gene encoding embryo-specific protein ATS3B-like, protein MSPAMTSRPAMLFLLVITVASITSGVQASRSIVFLPQPLSSLDIINTTLHQGQNARCSFTVSIRTSCSSPAYTRDQISLAFGDAYGNQVYAPRIDDPASRAFERCSKDTYTVYGPCTYQICYAYLYRSGYDGWIPYDVTIYGYNSKAVTFIYNVAIPGNTWYGHNYCRSRAVKSAGNLGWSLLSVGSTMLYTIAGLFRG, encoded by the exons ATGTCACCAGCCATGACCAGCCGGCCGGCGATGCTCTTTCTTCTCGTTATCACCGTCGCTTCCATAACTTCCGGTGTCCAAGCATCAAGATCCATCGTGTTCTTGCCCCAGCCTTTGTCATCCCTCGATATAATCAATACCACTCTGCACCAG GGACAAAATGCACGCTGTTCATTTACGGTAAGCATAAGGACAAGCTGCTCTTCTCCAGCTTACACTAGAGACCAAATTAGTTTAGCCTTTGGCGATGCTTATGGAAATCAG GTTTATGCACCGCGGATAGATGACCCGGCAAGCAGGGCTTTTGAGCGGTGTTCGAAGGATACATATACGGTATACGGTCCATGTACGTATCAGATCTGTTATGCGTACCTGTACAGGAGCGGATACGATGGATGGATACCGTATGATGTTACCATCTACGGCTACAACTCGAAAGCCGTCACCTTCATCTACAATGTTGCCATCCCGGGAAACACTTGGTACGGCCACAATTACTGCCGTTCACGGGCTGTGAAATCTGCCGGAAACTTGGGCTGGAGTTTGCT